In the genome of Gemmatimonadota bacterium, the window AGGTACAAAAAGTGTGTATCAAACGTGTGATTCCGTACGTGTTTGTGATGCTGGTGACGGCAGTAACGTCCGGCCCGTCGCTTGCCCAGTCCGGTCTGTCCGGTTCGACATCGACTAGCCCCGCGGAGTCTACGCCGGCGAGCCTTTCCCCACTCGAAGAAGGCAAGCGGCTCTACGACCTCGGCATGTACAGCGAAGCGCTGTCTCACCTGGAGCAGGCGGTCCGCGTTGACGAAAAGGCGACGCCCGCCCACTACTGGATGGGGATGGCCCTGTACGCCCTGTCCAGGGACGAGGAAGCGCTAAAGTCCTTCAAGACGGCGGTGTGGCGGGACAAAAACTGGGCTCCGGGCCACGCGGGCATGGGACTCGTATACGTGCGCATGCCCTACCGGAGGCTGGATGCACGCAAGGCGCTTCGCAGGGCGTTAAGACTTGACCCGGGAAACGCCGAATTCCAGTACATCATGGGGCTGACCTTCATGGACCAAAGCGACAAGGGCTGGCTGATAGGCAGTGACCCCGATGGGCGGAAGTACTTCCATCAGGCCCTTGAGTTGGATCCAATGCATCCGGACGCCTGGTTTCAACTGGGACGATGCTACGAGGAATTGAACGTGACGGATCACCATAAGCAGGAAAGGGACCGTTACGACGACTACATCCAGGCAATGAACGCCTATCTGAGACAGTATCGGGTCAATCCGGGACACCCCGAAGCGCTCCGGCGATTCGCGGGTATCTGCCACCGGTTCGAGTTCTACGAACGGGGCGCGGAGCGGCTGCGGCAGATGGCGGAGGAGATGGAGGGCGCCGTACCGGATGTGATCAGGGCCATGCACACGCAGTTCGAAGCGCTGGCCATGAGCAACGAAAAGCAATTCGATCTGCTGCAGCATTCGCTGGAGACGTACATCGAGTCGCTTGATCCGGCAGAGCAGGAGGTGTACGCGGACCTGTCCCACGTGGCGCCGCCGGACGTCCTTGAAGCATGGCGGTCCGCGGAAGGATCCGACCGGGATGAGATGTGGCGGGACTTCTGGAACGCCCGGGATTCCAATCCGGCCACGGTCGAAAACGAACGCCTTGTCGAACATTACAAGCGGGTGATGTACGCCCGGCTGCTGTTTTCCAGTGGACAACATCCCTATGATCGCCGCGGAGAGATGTATGTCCGCTACGGGGCGCCCGATGATCTTCGCCGTTTCGTGTTCAGCCCCTACCAGGATCCCGATATAAACCACCAGCTCACTGGGAATCCCGCCGTGGATGCGATCCGTGAAAGGAACCTTCTTGAGGGTTACAACTTGAAGCTGCAGGGCGGCCCGGGGCAGCAGGATTTTTTCAGCCCCTTCGGTGACGAGCCTTCACCCATTATCGGTGGGGGGGCGCTCATGGCAGATTACATGGCATTGCAGGGAAAAAAAGACCTGTACTACGGTTACACGGTCGAAAGCTGGGTGTACGTACAACACGATATGGAGCTTTTCTTCATGGATCTGCTGAATAACGGAAAGTTCGACTATCCGCTAGGGACCGCCGATCTGTTCGTGGGTGATATGGTCCGTGAGCACCGGTATCATCCCACCAAGGTTGCCGCTGCACTGATCGAAAAGACTCCCGAGGACTATGCGCACGATTTCGGTGGCGAGTCTCTGGACTATGCCTTCGACATCACCACCTTCCGGGGCGCCGGCGACGAGACGGTGATGGAACTGGCCTACAGCATTCCCGTTTGGCAGTTCGGCGACGTCACCGACGGCCAGGGGACCGAGACCTTCCTGAGCAACCAGGCTACGCTGCGTGACTCGGCATTCAGCCCTGCGTTCAATCAGAAGTTCCGATTCGGGCCTATCGAACGGCCGAAGCGTAAGATCAGCTCCGATCAGGCCAGGGTGTCGGCCTTCACGCTGGCTGTCGACGTACAGGTGCCTCCGGGCCAATTTACGGCGGCGGTGGAGATGAGAGATGAAGCCTCCCGGCGCATCGGCATATACAAGAAACCGGTTACCGTTCCCGACTACAGGGGCAATTCGTTGATGATCAGCGATCTCAAGCTGTCCACGGGCATCACGCCGGCCGACCAGCCCGGACCATTTGTCAGGCAGGGCCTGAACATCGTACCCCATCCGCTGCGCGCCTACGGAAGCGGCCAGTTGGTTTACGTGTACTACGAAGTATACAACCTGGGGCAGGACGAAGTGGGCAGGACTTCCTACACGACCCACTACGAGATCAACCCCGAGGGCATGCCGGATACGCGTGGTCGATTCGGTGGTCAGCCTGGCCGGCCTGGTCAGCCTGGTCGGTCTGATGACCAGCAGACCGTCGTCCTGACGTACGAAGGCGAGGGCGAAACGTCCGAGGAAGCAGAATACACGGCGATCGACACCGCCGACCTGACCCCCGGTGTCTACGTGCTCAATGTGACGGTGGAAGACCAGCTTACCGGGCACCGCGCAACCCGATCGACCAGCTTCATTCTATTGGAACAGTAGAAAGTCCCGCCGGTCCGTCACTTCAGCCGTTCCGGGTTCAGGTCCTCCAGTTCCGGAACGACGAACCTGCCGTCTCTCCGGATCACTTCCCCGTCGAACTCGATGGTCCCGCCGCCGTATTCAGGCGTCTGGATCATGACCATGTCCCAGTGGACGGCGGACCGGTTGCCGTTGTCGGCCTCCTCGTAGGCCTGCCCGGGCGTGAAGTGGAAGGACCCGGCGATCTTCTCGTCGAAGAGGATGTCCAGCATGGGCGCGGTGATGTGGGGGTTGAAGCCGATGGCAAATTCACCGATGTAGCGTGCCCCTTCGTCGGTGTCGAAGATCTCGTTCAGCTTCTCCGTCCGGTTGCCCGTCGCTTCGGTGATCCTGCCTTCCTCGAACCTCAATTCCACGTCCGTAAACGTCACGCCGTGATACAGCGTCGGCGTGTTGAACCGGATGACGCCGTTGACGGAGTCGCGCACCGGCGCGGTAAAGCACTCGCCGTCCGGGATGTTGCGGTCGCCCGAGCATCCCACGGTGGGAATATCGCGGATGCTGAAGGAAAGGTCCGTGCCCGGACCTGTGATCCGGACGCGGTCCGTGCGGTTCATGCGCTCCTTGAGCGGCGCGAGCGCCCGTTCCATCTTTCCGTAGTCCAGGGTGCACACGTCGAAGAAGAAGTCCTCGAAGGCCTCGGTGCTCATGCCGGCCTGCTGCGCCATGGACGGGGTCGGCCAGCGCAGCACCACCCACCGGGTCTTCGGCACCCGGATTTCGAAGTGCACGGGCTTCATCCAACGTTGCTCGTAGAGCCGCATGGCGTCGCCCGGCACGTCCGACATCTCCATCACGTTCCGGCTGCCGCGCAGGGCCATGTAGGCCTGCACCTGCGCCATGCGATGGGATTCATAGGCACCGGCGGCTTCCATGGCGTCCTCGTCCCCGGCGCGGACCAGTTCCCGCATGACGCGCTGGTGCTTGATGGATACCAGCGGCACGCCGCCCGCCTCCCGGATCGCGCGGATCAGCGAGATCACCATGTCGTCGGGCACGTCGAAGGCCTCGACGAGCACCCGGTCCCCGGTCTTGATCTTTGTCGAGTGTCCAGTGAGCACTTCCGCCAGGTGGCCGTATCGTGGATCGTGCATGGGTTTCTGGTCTCCGTGGTTGGTTTGGGGTCGTTTATGCGAGCAATGCCGGACACGCAAGTCGCTGGGTATCATTCCCGGTCTGCAACATCTCCCCCGCGCCGGACCGGCGTCGCCCGCGACTGCCGCTCTAGTCTTCGATTCGCCCCGGTGTTACGTCCACTGCACCGGACGCCGATATCCTGACCAGCATGGCGTCTTCGGGTTCGAAGGCCAGGCGCACCGTCCGCTCACGGCCGTCGACGTGCAGGACGACCTCACGCTCGACCCGTTCCGTGGACCTCCAGCCCTCGTAGGCCATGGGGTACCGGATCCGCTTCGTATCGGGATGGGCGAAGAAGACGTGGTAGTCGCCATCGACCTCCCGGCACCAGAACTCGGGCGCGTCCCGGCCGCTGACGAGCGGGGGATGGCGAAGCGCCGCACCTTGTTCCGTGGTGACCGTAGGCTGGTTCATCAATTCCTTCAGGTGATCCTCGAAATCCGCTGGCGGACTGTGCCCCGGTGCGGAGGGCCGGCGCGGAACGCAGACCCGCGCGCCTTCCCGGGCAAGCCGAAGCAGGGCCGAAAGGCCTTCGCCGTCCAGCCACTCCACGTCCACGTAGATTATGGAAAACGCGGCCTCGCCGTACCGGACGCGCCTGTCCTCCACCACCGCCTCCTCCAGGAAGGGCGTCGAGATCCAAAGAGGATGGTAGCCGAGAAGTCCGGGCGGCCGCTCAACGGTCTGCAGCTCCCAGTAATAGTTGGCGGCCGGTCCGCGCCGCTCTTCGGGAAGCAGGTGGCGCATCCAGTGGTCTTCCAGCGGGAGGTACACCGCCACGTCCGTGTAGGTTCTGCCCTGCTTGACGAAATCTGCCGCCTCCGCCAGGTAGGCGTTGAAGGCCGGAAGCCGGCCGGCGAACCCGCTGTCCGGACCGACGTGCGTGGTCGCGTAGAAGGTATTGGTCCCGCCGGGCGCATTGTACGGCATGCCGTGCCAGACGATGTGGTTGACGCCGTGGGCGAACACCGCGTCCGCCATGAGCTTCAGGTCCTCCACCTTCTCCTCGCCGTGATGGGGCGACGGCGCAGGCCACGGTTCGTAGCCGTAGATGCAGGTGAAGGTTTCGCAGGTCACGACAGGCCGCCCGCCCAGGGCCGCCGCCGATCCGGGGATGGCCGAGAAGAAGGTCTCGAACAGCAGGGCCTCGGATTCCGGGACGTCCACGAGCGCGAAGGCTTCAAGCAGGTCGGTCGGCGCCCCGTGGCACTGCACGCGGCTCACGGCGCCGAGGCGGCGGCAGATGTCGGCGTAGGGCCTGAAGAACCCCTCGATCGTCGCGTCCGACAGGATCTTCCGGTAATCGTACCGCACGTCGGGATGTTCGTCGATCGATGCCTTGAATGGCTCCAGGTCGTACCCGAATCGGTCCCGGAAGACCGTGTCCAGATGGGCACTCCATAGCCCCTCCGGGAACACCTCCCACGAATCGGAGAACAGTGCCGAGGTGGTGCCTCGCAGGGCCGGTTCCAACGCGCCGCCGACGTGGCCGGCGTACCGCTCCAGCGCGTCAGGATCCAGGTGGTTCAGGATACGGCCTCGGCCGTAGTAGGACAGTTCCCACGACTTCTCGAGCCGCTGGTCCGAAGGCCCGCCGAATACCTGTCCCGCGTCCTCCTCGGGTACGATCGACCCGCCGAAGGGCCAGGAGGTGCTGAAGGTGAAGTCGCACCCGATGCCCAGCCGGTCCGCCTCCTCTTTGGCGCCGGCGACCAGGTCGGTCCAAGCCTCGCTCAGCCAGCGGGGTCCTTCCCCGGCACCGGGCTGTGGATACATGAAGGCGATCTCCACCCCGCCGAACCCCTGGTCCCGCACCCATTTGAGCTGGCTCCGTACGTCTTCCATCCTGATGTCGTCGTTGAACCACCACCAGCGCGTGTAGGGACGGGCGTCCGAGAAGGGCCGGTAGGTCCTGGTCAGTTCGTTTGACATGACTGCACTTTCGACATGACTGTACTTTCGAAATGACTGCTCCGAGCATCGATGATTTGGCCATGCATAATCTATACCGGAATCACGCGGGGAACACTATATTATGCGGGACCTGGACGCACCGTGTTCCGTTCACATTCGGGGGGGCCATGCAGACCATCGATTTTGCACGTTCAACCTTTACTTTCCGGGTGGATTCCGAGAAGAAGCCGCCGAAGACCGTGACCCGGAAGGTGCCCTACTCCCTCAACAACGCCCGCATACCCATAGAGGCCGCCTTGACCGTGACCGCGAAGGACAGCGGGTTCAGGGAAGAGTACGTCCTGGGGGTGAGTTGCAAGACCGAACAGGTCGGTGTGGAACGGGATATCTGGCACATCCCCAATGCGGATTTCAAGCCGATCTTCTCGTCGGACACCTTCATGGCCATCAAGACCTACGAAGTGGCGGACCGGGGCGCCACGCTCTATCCGCCCTCCCTGGGCGAGCAGCCCGAACGGCAGATCGTCGCCATCGAGGAGACCTTCGAGGACGTCCGGATCGACCTGTCCCGCGTCGACGGCCGCGTCCTGGAGACGCCGCGGGCCATCGTGGAGGCCGTCCTCGGCAACGTTCCCCTGAACGCCCGGACGACCATCGGGAACGACCGGTATGACGCCGTGCTCGAGTACCCGGTCAAGACGATCAATGCCAACGAGCGGGACTGGATCTACCAGCCGGACACAGGTCCGGTGCTGCTGCCGGACCTGTCCAGCGACCCTGCAGCCATGATGGAAGGGATCGAACTGGCCTTCGCGGCGTTCAATACATCGGACTGGGTGGAGTTCATCGTCCGGGTTCCCACGCCGGTCGCCGAGGGCGTCAACGTGTACCACTATGCGGAACCCGTCAGGATGGACTGCGTTAACGAAGTGGTGGTTCCGCGGCACTGAGCGCACTGAGCGCATCGGGCAAACTAAGCATACTGGGAGAAGGTCGGCGTCATGCGGTTATCCCCTGACTTTTCTATCACCTGGCTGTGTGGTGCAGGCCTCCTGTTTTTGCTCGCCGCGGCGACGGTGGCGTTCTCGCAGGGGACGGCGCACGCACAGGGCACGGCGTTCGCGCAGGGCACGCGGGGCAACGTGACCGGCAGCGCGGGGAGTTCCGGTGCGGAAGAGGCCGAGGAAGAGGATCCCGTGCAGCGCGTGCTACGGGAGCGCGTCGATGACTATGGCCAGACGGTGGGCGTCGTCGCCGGGATCATCCGCGGCATCAACCGGTACGTCTATGCCCACGGCACGCTCAACCGCGGCACGATCCGGCGCGTGAGCGGCATGACGGTCTTCGAGATCGGCCAGTTGAGCAGCCTGTACACGACGGCCATGCTGTCCCTCATGGTCCAGCGGGGCGACGTGAACCTGACCGATGAGATGTCCGCCTATCTCCCGGAGACGGTGACCGTTCCAACCACGCGCGCAGGAAACCCCATCCTGATCGAGCACCTCGCCACCCACACCTCGGGACTGCCCCGCCTGCCGGACAACCTGGTTTCGGATGAACCGGAGTATCCGCTGAAAGGGTACTCGGTGGAATTGATGTACGCATTCCTCGACCGGTACGCCGAGGCGCAGCGTGACGGGTCCGAGTTCCCGTTTGATTTCGAAGAACCGGACGGCAAAGATCCGGATCGAGAAGATCTCCTGGATCGGGAAGGCGAAGACCGTTCGGATACACCAGGCCGTGACGAACCGGAAGACCGCTACGTCTACTCCGATCTCGGCATGGGTCTCCTGGGACACGTGCTCGAACGGGCCGCCGGTGAAAACTATGATGTCTTGTTACGGGAGTTGCTGGGCGATCCCCTCAAGCTGGCCAACACGGCCAATGCGTCTACGCCGTCCATGCGGACCTACCTGGCGACCGGGCACGACGACGCCCGCCGGCCCGTGCCCGCCTGGTCCGACACGACCCTCATAGGCGGCACGGGTCTGCGGTCCAATCTCCTGGACATGATGACCCTGGTGTCGGCCAGCATGGGGATCATCTACGCCCTGCCCGAGGACTTCACCGAAGACGACTCGACCCGCTACCACGCGTCCTTCGACAGCCTCATCGTGGCCCGGAAGCCCGCGGACGAGGAGGATGTCCAGACCGCGCTGGGGTGGAAGGTGCGCCAGGACACGCGGGGCCGAGACATCCACTGGCTTACCGGCCGGACCAACGGGTTCTACGCCTTCGCCGCCTTCCTCAAGCAATGGCGCAAGGGCGTCGTGGTCCTGTCCAACAGCTCGGCCAGCGTCGAGGACATCGGGTTCCACCTGCTGAGCGCCCGGAACCCCCTGGCGCCACCCCCGAGGAAGGTCGTGCAAATGACCGAGGCCGCCTACGTGGCCTGCACGGGCACCTACGCCTTCTCCACCGAATTCACCGTGGACATCACCTACAGCGACGGCAAGCTCTACGGCCAGCCTCCCGGCCAGCCCCGGAGCGAACTCGTCCTCGAATCGTCTGGGGATTTCTACCTGGAAGAAGAGGATGCCAGGATCACCTTCGTCCCGGACGAAGCGGGAAACGTCGACCACTTCCTCTTTCTCCAGGACGGACAGACTCACCGGGCGGAACGGGTGAGGTAGGGGATCGGATTATAACACGAGATAGAAATTTAGTATCAGTCTAATTCTTTGGTATACAGACTCAAAGTAATGGTACGTATTCTTGGGATTCGAGGTTAACAAATGATCAACCACGTTGGTTCTGCCACTTTCTGGGATTACGCCGAAGACAAGGAAGATCCTATACACAGGATACACAGTTACCCGGCGAAGTTTCCCGCATTCATCACGACTAAAGCACTACAATATGCTCAAGCAAAGGGTGTAGAGGTCCATACGGTCGCAGATGTTTTCTGCGGATGTGGGACAACTGCGGTTGAAGCAAAGAAAAAAGGAATTAACTTTTGGGGATGCGACATCAATCCTGTGGCTACCTTGATCGCACAGGTTAAATCTAGGGATTATTGCGATTACATGTTGGCAAGATACTTCACCAAAATCAAAGACATGTTTTGTACAGTGTGCGCTGATGAGAATGATTATAAACGTGTCAATGACAGGATAAGGTACTGGTTCGAGGATCAGAACATTGATGATCTGCTTAGATTACAGAAAGCAATCAGGCTTGTAATTCCTAGTAACAGTAAGTATAGGAAGTTCTTCCTTTGCGCGTTCTCGAACATCTTGAAATCGACTTCTAGATGGCTAACGAAATCAATTAAGGCACAAGTGGATCCGAACAAATCGCGACATGACGTCATGGATGCATTTGAATGTCAAATTCATATGATGCAAAAAGCAAACATAAGCAGTATGGAGGCGTACACACGAGGGAAAACCCATAAAACGTCGATTGTAACAAGAGACTTTCTATCCACGCGCCTGCAGAAACCCGTAGCAGATTTAATCGTCACGAGTCCGCCCTATGTTGTCTCCTACAATTACGCTGATTTACACCAGTTGTCCGCGATGTGGCTTGGATATGCTACAGACTATCGGGACTTAAGGAAAAACATGATCGGTAATCAGTACGGCGTCAAACCGCCACAGGACGCTGATTTACACAATCTTTGCAGTTCCAGTGTAGAAACGTATCGCGATTTATTGCAGGTAGACCGTGGGAAAGCAGCTTCGGTCATTCGGTATTTCATGGATTTACAGAAAACTACCAACCAATGCTGGCATTTGTTAAACCAGGAAGGGCTAGCGGTGTTTGTGATTGGAAACACGGAATACAAAGGTGTAACGATAGACAATGCTGGATACTTAAGAGATTGTATGGTAAATTCACTCTTCGTGGATATTGAGGTTGTTAAGCGAAAAGTATCGTTGAAGATCATGACTCCATATCGGGATTCCAAGGGTCGTTTTACTAGAGATTCCTCGGAAAGAAAGGTCTATAACGAAGAGTACGTAGTGATCGGTAAAAAACGATGAAAACCTCAGAACTGCCTATAAGACCTTATGCTAGATTGTTGACTATGCTCAGTGAGCAGCTCATTAAAAACGAGCGTATTGCCCTGCTCGAGTTGATTAAGAATTCTTACGATGCTGACGCCAATCTTGTACGAGTCACTTTTGACGCATTCAATGACGACATGACGGCTCGTAGCGATTCACGAATTATAATTGAGGACGATGGGCATGGAATGAGTCCAGAAGTCATACGCGAATCATGGATGAATCCAGCTAATCCTCAGAAATATATCAGAAAGAAAAAAGGAAATAGAAGAACCCTCGGTGGGAAGAGAATCGTTCAGGGTGAGAAGGGAATTGGTCGGTTTGCGTTGTTGAAACTAGGAAGTCATATTACGGTAACTACTCGGACTGAATGTTCGAGTTTCGAGTCTGTGTTGGTACATGATTTTACAAAATACGATTCGGAATTTACTGAAGACCAGATCGAGAATAGGGACATTTACCTAGATGAGATTAGGGTGCTTTACTCTGAGATTTCACCTCCCAAGACGATAACGCAACAGCATGGGACCAAGATAGTTATATCGAAAGTAAAAGGAGTGTGGAGTAAACAGGTCGTATCAAGACTGATAAAAGACCTTTCTGCTCTGACTGATCCAATTTCCAAAATCGCCAAACATGAGACAGCAACTGATAGTTTCCTAGTAACTGTAGAATGCAATGGTTCCCCCTGGCAAATAGAAGATAAAAACGAGGAAATCCTTAAAAGGTTAATCGAAGACAAATCCGTATTAAGAATACAAGGTAAGTTTGATTCCGAAATTGGATCTTTCTTTTTGAGTGTTAATGAAGATGAGAACAAGTACACGGAAATCAAGTTAGATGATTCGCTGATTATTGGTCTTTTAAAAAACAATCAGTATTTGGATAGAGAAATCATCATTGCTCGAGAACTTGAGTGTGGTAGTTTTGAGTTTCACTTCTATGTTTTTGATTTTTCGCGAGGCATTTCGGGTAAACACGAACTTAATACATCGGAAAAAAGAGTACT includes:
- a CDS encoding aminopeptidase; the encoded protein is MHDPRYGHLAEVLTGHSTKIKTGDRVLVEAFDVPDDMVISLIRAIREAGGVPLVSIKHQRVMRELVRAGDEDAMEAAGAYESHRMAQVQAYMALRGSRNVMEMSDVPGDAMRLYEQRWMKPVHFEIRVPKTRWVVLRWPTPSMAQQAGMSTEAFEDFFFDVCTLDYGKMERALAPLKERMNRTDRVRITGPGTDLSFSIRDIPTVGCSGDRNIPDGECFTAPVRDSVNGVIRFNTPTLYHGVTFTDVELRFEEGRITEATGNRTEKLNEIFDTDEGARYIGEFAIGFNPHITAPMLDILFDEKIAGSFHFTPGQAYEEADNGNRSAVHWDMVMIQTPEYGGGTIEFDGEVIRRDGRFVVPELEDLNPERLK
- a CDS encoding site-specific DNA-methyltransferase translates to MHRIHSYPAKFPAFITTKALQYAQAKGVEVHTVADVFCGCGTTAVEAKKKGINFWGCDINPVATLIAQVKSRDYCDYMLARYFTKIKDMFCTVCADENDYKRVNDRIRYWFEDQNIDDLLRLQKAIRLVIPSNSKYRKFFLCAFSNILKSTSRWLTKSIKAQVDPNKSRHDVMDAFECQIHMMQKANISSMEAYTRGKTHKTSIVTRDFLSTRLQKPVADLIVTSPPYVVSYNYADLHQLSAMWLGYATDYRDLRKNMIGNQYGVKPPQDADLHNLCSSSVETYRDLLQVDRGKAASVIRYFMDLQKTTNQCWHLLNQEGLAVFVIGNTEYKGVTIDNAGYLRDCMVNSLFVDIEVVKRKVSLKIMTPYRDSKGRFTRDSSERKVYNEEYVVIGKKR
- a CDS encoding tetratricopeptide repeat protein, with translation MLVTAVTSGPSLAQSGLSGSTSTSPAESTPASLSPLEEGKRLYDLGMYSEALSHLEQAVRVDEKATPAHYWMGMALYALSRDEEALKSFKTAVWRDKNWAPGHAGMGLVYVRMPYRRLDARKALRRALRLDPGNAEFQYIMGLTFMDQSDKGWLIGSDPDGRKYFHQALELDPMHPDAWFQLGRCYEELNVTDHHKQERDRYDDYIQAMNAYLRQYRVNPGHPEALRRFAGICHRFEFYERGAERLRQMAEEMEGAVPDVIRAMHTQFEALAMSNEKQFDLLQHSLETYIESLDPAEQEVYADLSHVAPPDVLEAWRSAEGSDRDEMWRDFWNARDSNPATVENERLVEHYKRVMYARLLFSSGQHPYDRRGEMYVRYGAPDDLRRFVFSPYQDPDINHQLTGNPAVDAIRERNLLEGYNLKLQGGPGQQDFFSPFGDEPSPIIGGGALMADYMALQGKKDLYYGYTVESWVYVQHDMELFFMDLLNNGKFDYPLGTADLFVGDMVREHRYHPTKVAAALIEKTPEDYAHDFGGESLDYAFDITTFRGAGDETVMELAYSIPVWQFGDVTDGQGTETFLSNQATLRDSAFSPAFNQKFRFGPIERPKRKISSDQARVSAFTLAVDVQVPPGQFTAAVEMRDEASRRIGIYKKPVTVPDYRGNSLMISDLKLSTGITPADQPGPFVRQGLNIVPHPLRAYGSGQLVYVYYEVYNLGQDEVGRTSYTTHYEINPEGMPDTRGRFGGQPGRPGQPGRSDDQQTVVLTYEGEGETSEEAEYTAIDTADLTPGVYVLNVTVEDQLTGHRATRSTSFILLEQ
- a CDS encoding serine hydrolase; translation: MRLSPDFSITWLCGAGLLFLLAAATVAFSQGTAHAQGTAFAQGTRGNVTGSAGSSGAEEAEEEDPVQRVLRERVDDYGQTVGVVAGIIRGINRYVYAHGTLNRGTIRRVSGMTVFEIGQLSSLYTTAMLSLMVQRGDVNLTDEMSAYLPETVTVPTTRAGNPILIEHLATHTSGLPRLPDNLVSDEPEYPLKGYSVELMYAFLDRYAEAQRDGSEFPFDFEEPDGKDPDREDLLDREGEDRSDTPGRDEPEDRYVYSDLGMGLLGHVLERAAGENYDVLLRELLGDPLKLANTANASTPSMRTYLATGHDDARRPVPAWSDTTLIGGTGLRSNLLDMMTLVSASMGIIYALPEDFTEDDSTRYHASFDSLIVARKPADEEDVQTALGWKVRQDTRGRDIHWLTGRTNGFYAFAAFLKQWRKGVVVLSNSSASVEDIGFHLLSARNPLAPPPRKVVQMTEAAYVACTGTYAFSTEFTVDITYSDGKLYGQPPGQPRSELVLESSGDFYLEEEDARITFVPDEAGNVDHFLFLQDGQTHRAERVR